One window from the genome of Coturnix japonica isolate 7356 chromosome 21, Coturnix japonica 2.1, whole genome shotgun sequence encodes:
- the SH2D5 gene encoding SH2 domain-containing protein 5 isoform X4 — protein MKKKTTGNGRGLDLAPPPPRTRGITKPAEYVGSFMVEELELQQHAGQLEDQLQALKDCPRRRSVVLRFSLQGLKVYGADGETLLMAHALRRILYSTCLHAECQFAFVARNPHSPPSALFCHLFVGPPGETHVLHLLLCRSFQICYLQAHPELQAAEPDPPVLLREPLNPEEVSRTVNALLSLRRLPALGPLGAGVGAGLCSAALHSTLHRTCLHGALFACICSRRDGRRLRAVPWVGARGTPTAPQCWCAKRRYAAKCCARVPTATAGLRVHCSSARGPHQEGRAEACGAWCCSLTLRLPWLRACGPSLASPGPTASRCCTGTCWEHFCCALSPAGPHAGACGCVCPAALCPTACCGHCRAGSAWSTPTPSSAPCRRCSLTTRRFPAAASAA, from the exons ATGAAGAAGAAGACGACAGGCAATGGGAGAGGGCTGGATCTGGCACCACCACCCCCTCGCACCCGGGGCATCACCAAGCCAGCAGAG TACGTGGGTTCCTTCATGGTcgaggagctggagctgcagcagcatgcGGGGCAGCTGGAGGACCAGCTGCAGGCGCTGAAG GACTGCCCCAGGAGGAGGTCTGTGGTGCTCAGGTTCAGCTTGCAGGGACTGAAGGTCTATGGTGCCGATGGGGAG ACGCTGCTGATGGCGCACGCGCTGCGCCGCATCCTGTACAGCACTTGCCTGCACGCCGAGTGCCAGTTCGCCTTCGTGGCCCGCAACCCCCACAGCCCTCCCAGCGCTCTGTTCTGCCACCTATTTGTGGGCCCTCCGGGTGAG ACTCACGTGCTGCACCTGCTGCTGTGCCGCTCCTTCCAGATCTGTTACCTCCAGGCACaccctgagctgcaggcagctgagccCGACCCTCCCGTTCTGCTGAGGGAGCCCCTCAACCCTGAGGAGGTGTCACGCACCGTCAACGCGCTCCTGTCCCTGCGGCGCCTGCCCGCCCTCGGCCCGCTGGGTGCAGGGGTGGGTGCAGGCCTTTGCAGTGCAGCGTTGCACAGCACATTGCACAGGACATGCTTGCATGGTGCACTTTTTGCATG CATTTGCTCCAGGAGAGACGGGCGGAGGCTGAGGGCCGTGCCGTGGGTTGGCGCCCGGGGAACCCCTACTGCTCCCCAGTGCTGGTGCGCAAAAAGGCGATACGCAGCAAAGTGCTGCGCTCGGGTGCCTACCGCGACTGCGGGGCTGAGAGTACACTGCAGCAGCGCGAGGGGG ccccatcagGAGGGGAGAGCAGAGGCATGCGGGGCCTGGTGCTGTTCCCTGACACTGAGGCTGCCCTGGCTGAGAGCGTGTGGGCCTTCGCTGGCATCGCCAG GGCCGACGGCATCGCGCTGCTGCACAGGGACGTGCTGGGAGCATTTCTGCTGCGCCCTGAGCCCGGCGGGACCCCACGCTGGTGCCTGTGGGTGCGTGTGCCCTGCGGCGTTGTGCCCTACTGCGTGCTGCGGACACTGCAGGGCCGGTTCTGCGTGGAG CACTCCCACGCCGAGTTCCGCTCCCTGCCGGCGCTGCTCGCTCACTACTCGGCGGTTCCCGGCAGCTGCTTCTGCCGCCTGA
- the SH2D5 gene encoding SH2 domain-containing protein 5 isoform X3, giving the protein MKKKTTGNGRGLDLAPPPPRTRGITKPAEYVGSFMVEELELQQHAGQLEDQLQALKDCPRRRSVVLRFSLQGLKVYGADGETLLMAHALRRILYSTCLHAECQFAFVARNPHSPPSALFCHLFVGPPGETHVLHLLLCRSFQICYLQAHPELQAAEPDPPVLLREPLNPEEVSRTVNALLSLRRLPALGPLGAGHLLQERRAEAEGRAVGWRPGNPYCSPVLVRKKAIRSKVLRSGAYRDCGAESTLQQREGAPSGGESRGMRGLVLFPDTEAALAESVWAFAGIARADGIALLHRDVLGAFLLRPEPGGTPRWCLWVRVPCGVVPYCVLRTLQGRFCVEHAESIRFLVRALCLDIYSEDIRDLLGADIKQKLELRPGRPEEKCPEIPTKGQALTKHTSRSLLGSFCMYSWGHL; this is encoded by the exons ATGAAGAAGAAGACGACAGGCAATGGGAGAGGGCTGGATCTGGCACCACCACCCCCTCGCACCCGGGGCATCACCAAGCCAGCAGAG TACGTGGGTTCCTTCATGGTcgaggagctggagctgcagcagcatgcGGGGCAGCTGGAGGACCAGCTGCAGGCGCTGAAG GACTGCCCCAGGAGGAGGTCTGTGGTGCTCAGGTTCAGCTTGCAGGGACTGAAGGTCTATGGTGCCGATGGGGAG ACGCTGCTGATGGCGCACGCGCTGCGCCGCATCCTGTACAGCACTTGCCTGCACGCCGAGTGCCAGTTCGCCTTCGTGGCCCGCAACCCCCACAGCCCTCCCAGCGCTCTGTTCTGCCACCTATTTGTGGGCCCTCCGGGTGAG ACTCACGTGCTGCACCTGCTGCTGTGCCGCTCCTTCCAGATCTGTTACCTCCAGGCACaccctgagctgcaggcagctgagccCGACCCTCCCGTTCTGCTGAGGGAGCCCCTCAACCCTGAGGAGGTGTCACGCACCGTCAACGCGCTCCTGTCCCTGCGGCGCCTGCCCGCCCTCGGCCCGCTGGGTGCAGGG CATTTGCTCCAGGAGAGACGGGCGGAGGCTGAGGGCCGTGCCGTGGGTTGGCGCCCGGGGAACCCCTACTGCTCCCCAGTGCTGGTGCGCAAAAAGGCGATACGCAGCAAAGTGCTGCGCTCGGGTGCCTACCGCGACTGCGGGGCTGAGAGTACACTGCAGCAGCGCGAGGGGG ccccatcagGAGGGGAGAGCAGAGGCATGCGGGGCCTGGTGCTGTTCCCTGACACTGAGGCTGCCCTGGCTGAGAGCGTGTGGGCCTTCGCTGGCATCGCCAG GGCCGACGGCATCGCGCTGCTGCACAGGGACGTGCTGGGAGCATTTCTGCTGCGCCCTGAGCCCGGCGGGACCCCACGCTGGTGCCTGTGGGTGCGTGTGCCCTGCGGCGTTGTGCCCTACTGCGTGCTGCGGACACTGCAGGGCCGGTTCTGCGTGGAG CATGCTGAAAGCATCAGGTTCTTGGTGAGAGCTCTCTGCCTGGACATTTACAGTGAGGACATACGAGATCTTCTAGGAGCTGATATCAAGCAGAAGTTGGAGCTGAGGCCAGGAAGGCCTGAGGAAAAATGCCCTGAAATCCCAACCAAGGGGCAGGCTCTTACAAAACACACCTCTCGGAGCCTTCTCGGATCTTTTTGCATGTATTCCTGGGGACACCTGTAA
- the SH2D5 gene encoding SH2 domain-containing protein 5 isoform X1 yields the protein MKKKTTGNGRGLDLAPPPPRTRGITKPAEYVGSFMVEELELQQHAGQLEDQLQALKDCPRRRSVVLRFSLQGLKVYGADGETLLMAHALRRILYSTCLHAECQFAFVARNPHSPPSALFCHLFVGPPGETHVLHLLLCRSFQICYLQAHPELQAAEPDPPVLLREPLNPEEVSRTVNALLSLRRLPALGPLGAGVGAGLCSAALHSTLHRTCLHGALFACICSRRDGRRLRAVPWVGARGTPTAPQCWCAKRRYAAKCCARVPTATAGLRVHCSSARGPHQEGRAEACGAWCCSLTLRLPWLRACGPSLASPGPTASRCCTGTCWEHFCCALSPAGPHAGACGCVCPAALCPTACCGHCRAGSAWSARSRAAFSPGCSVSPQHSHAEFRSLPALLAHYSAVPGSCFCRLSAGRRNPGYERDEDGAALLQHERG from the exons ATGAAGAAGAAGACGACAGGCAATGGGAGAGGGCTGGATCTGGCACCACCACCCCCTCGCACCCGGGGCATCACCAAGCCAGCAGAG TACGTGGGTTCCTTCATGGTcgaggagctggagctgcagcagcatgcGGGGCAGCTGGAGGACCAGCTGCAGGCGCTGAAG GACTGCCCCAGGAGGAGGTCTGTGGTGCTCAGGTTCAGCTTGCAGGGACTGAAGGTCTATGGTGCCGATGGGGAG ACGCTGCTGATGGCGCACGCGCTGCGCCGCATCCTGTACAGCACTTGCCTGCACGCCGAGTGCCAGTTCGCCTTCGTGGCCCGCAACCCCCACAGCCCTCCCAGCGCTCTGTTCTGCCACCTATTTGTGGGCCCTCCGGGTGAG ACTCACGTGCTGCACCTGCTGCTGTGCCGCTCCTTCCAGATCTGTTACCTCCAGGCACaccctgagctgcaggcagctgagccCGACCCTCCCGTTCTGCTGAGGGAGCCCCTCAACCCTGAGGAGGTGTCACGCACCGTCAACGCGCTCCTGTCCCTGCGGCGCCTGCCCGCCCTCGGCCCGCTGGGTGCAGGGGTGGGTGCAGGCCTTTGCAGTGCAGCGTTGCACAGCACATTGCACAGGACATGCTTGCATGGTGCACTTTTTGCATG CATTTGCTCCAGGAGAGACGGGCGGAGGCTGAGGGCCGTGCCGTGGGTTGGCGCCCGGGGAACCCCTACTGCTCCCCAGTGCTGGTGCGCAAAAAGGCGATACGCAGCAAAGTGCTGCGCTCGGGTGCCTACCGCGACTGCGGGGCTGAGAGTACACTGCAGCAGCGCGAGGGGG ccccatcagGAGGGGAGAGCAGAGGCATGCGGGGCCTGGTGCTGTTCCCTGACACTGAGGCTGCCCTGGCTGAGAGCGTGTGGGCCTTCGCTGGCATCGCCAG GGCCGACGGCATCGCGCTGCTGCACAGGGACGTGCTGGGAGCATTTCTGCTGCGCCCTGAGCCCGGCGGGACCCCACGCTGGTGCCTGTGGGTGCGTGTGCCCTGCGGCGTTGTGCCCTACTGCGTGCTGCGGACACTGCAGGGCCGGTTCTGCGTGGAG CGCACGGAGCAGGGCCGCGTTCTCCCCTGGTTGCAGTGTCTCCCCGCAGCACTCCCACGCCGAGTTCCGCTCCCTGCCGGCGCTGCTCGCTCACTACTCGGCGGTTCCCGGCAGCTGCTTCTGCCGCCTGAGCGCGGGGCGCCGCAACCCGGGCTACGAGCGGGACGAGGACGGCGCGGCGCTGCTGCAGCACGAGCGGGGATAG
- the SH2D5 gene encoding SH2 domain-containing protein 5 isoform X5 → MKKKTTGNGRGLDLAPPPPRTRGITKPAEYVGSFMVEELELQQHAGQLEDQLQALKDCPRRRSVVLRFSLQGLKVYGADGETLLMAHALRRILYSTCLHAECQFAFVARNPHSPPSALFCHLFVGPPGETHVLHLLLCRSFQICYLQAHPELQAAEPDPPVLLREPLNPEEVSRTVNALLSLRRLPALGPLGAGHLLQERRAEAEGRAVGWRPGNPYCSPVLVRKKAIRSKVLRSGAYRDCGAESTLQQREGAPSGGESRGMRGLVLFPDTEAALAESVWAFAGIARADGIALLHRDVLGAFLLRPEPGGTPRWCLWVRVPCGVVPYCVLRTLQGRFCVEHSHAEFRSLPALLAHYSAVPGSCFCRLSAGRRNPGYERDEDGAALLQHERG, encoded by the exons ATGAAGAAGAAGACGACAGGCAATGGGAGAGGGCTGGATCTGGCACCACCACCCCCTCGCACCCGGGGCATCACCAAGCCAGCAGAG TACGTGGGTTCCTTCATGGTcgaggagctggagctgcagcagcatgcGGGGCAGCTGGAGGACCAGCTGCAGGCGCTGAAG GACTGCCCCAGGAGGAGGTCTGTGGTGCTCAGGTTCAGCTTGCAGGGACTGAAGGTCTATGGTGCCGATGGGGAG ACGCTGCTGATGGCGCACGCGCTGCGCCGCATCCTGTACAGCACTTGCCTGCACGCCGAGTGCCAGTTCGCCTTCGTGGCCCGCAACCCCCACAGCCCTCCCAGCGCTCTGTTCTGCCACCTATTTGTGGGCCCTCCGGGTGAG ACTCACGTGCTGCACCTGCTGCTGTGCCGCTCCTTCCAGATCTGTTACCTCCAGGCACaccctgagctgcaggcagctgagccCGACCCTCCCGTTCTGCTGAGGGAGCCCCTCAACCCTGAGGAGGTGTCACGCACCGTCAACGCGCTCCTGTCCCTGCGGCGCCTGCCCGCCCTCGGCCCGCTGGGTGCAGGG CATTTGCTCCAGGAGAGACGGGCGGAGGCTGAGGGCCGTGCCGTGGGTTGGCGCCCGGGGAACCCCTACTGCTCCCCAGTGCTGGTGCGCAAAAAGGCGATACGCAGCAAAGTGCTGCGCTCGGGTGCCTACCGCGACTGCGGGGCTGAGAGTACACTGCAGCAGCGCGAGGGGG ccccatcagGAGGGGAGAGCAGAGGCATGCGGGGCCTGGTGCTGTTCCCTGACACTGAGGCTGCCCTGGCTGAGAGCGTGTGGGCCTTCGCTGGCATCGCCAG GGCCGACGGCATCGCGCTGCTGCACAGGGACGTGCTGGGAGCATTTCTGCTGCGCCCTGAGCCCGGCGGGACCCCACGCTGGTGCCTGTGGGTGCGTGTGCCCTGCGGCGTTGTGCCCTACTGCGTGCTGCGGACACTGCAGGGCCGGTTCTGCGTGGAG CACTCCCACGCCGAGTTCCGCTCCCTGCCGGCGCTGCTCGCTCACTACTCGGCGGTTCCCGGCAGCTGCTTCTGCCGCCTGAGCGCGGGGCGCCGCAACCCGGGCTACGAGCGGGACGAGGACGGCGCGGCGCTGCTGCAGCACGAGCGGGGATAG
- the SH2D5 gene encoding SH2 domain-containing protein 5 isoform X6, whose product MKKKTTGNGRGLDLAPPPPRTRGITKPAEYVGSFMVEELELQQHAGQLEDQLQALKDCPRRRSVVLRFSLQGLKVYGADGETLLMAHALRRILYSTCLHAECQFAFVARNPHSPPSALFCHLFVGPPGETHVLHLLLCRSFQICYLQAHPELQAAEPDPPVLLREPLNPEEVSRTVNALLSLRRLPALGPLGAGHLLQERRAEAEGRAVGWRPGNPYCSPVLPHQEGRAEACGAWCCSLTLRLPWLRACGPSLASPGPTASRCCTGTCWEHFCCALSPAGPHAGACGCVCPAALCPTACCGHCRAGSAWSARSRAAFSPGCSVSPQHSHAEFRSLPALLAHYSAVPGSCFCRLSAGRRNPGYERDEDGAALLQHERG is encoded by the exons ATGAAGAAGAAGACGACAGGCAATGGGAGAGGGCTGGATCTGGCACCACCACCCCCTCGCACCCGGGGCATCACCAAGCCAGCAGAG TACGTGGGTTCCTTCATGGTcgaggagctggagctgcagcagcatgcGGGGCAGCTGGAGGACCAGCTGCAGGCGCTGAAG GACTGCCCCAGGAGGAGGTCTGTGGTGCTCAGGTTCAGCTTGCAGGGACTGAAGGTCTATGGTGCCGATGGGGAG ACGCTGCTGATGGCGCACGCGCTGCGCCGCATCCTGTACAGCACTTGCCTGCACGCCGAGTGCCAGTTCGCCTTCGTGGCCCGCAACCCCCACAGCCCTCCCAGCGCTCTGTTCTGCCACCTATTTGTGGGCCCTCCGGGTGAG ACTCACGTGCTGCACCTGCTGCTGTGCCGCTCCTTCCAGATCTGTTACCTCCAGGCACaccctgagctgcaggcagctgagccCGACCCTCCCGTTCTGCTGAGGGAGCCCCTCAACCCTGAGGAGGTGTCACGCACCGTCAACGCGCTCCTGTCCCTGCGGCGCCTGCCCGCCCTCGGCCCGCTGGGTGCAGGG CATTTGCTCCAGGAGAGACGGGCGGAGGCTGAGGGCCGTGCCGTGGGTTGGCGCCCGGGGAACCCCTACTGCTCCCCAGTGCTG ccccatcagGAGGGGAGAGCAGAGGCATGCGGGGCCTGGTGCTGTTCCCTGACACTGAGGCTGCCCTGGCTGAGAGCGTGTGGGCCTTCGCTGGCATCGCCAG GGCCGACGGCATCGCGCTGCTGCACAGGGACGTGCTGGGAGCATTTCTGCTGCGCCCTGAGCCCGGCGGGACCCCACGCTGGTGCCTGTGGGTGCGTGTGCCCTGCGGCGTTGTGCCCTACTGCGTGCTGCGGACACTGCAGGGCCGGTTCTGCGTGGAG CGCACGGAGCAGGGCCGCGTTCTCCCCTGGTTGCAGTGTCTCCCCGCAGCACTCCCACGCCGAGTTCCGCTCCCTGCCGGCGCTGCTCGCTCACTACTCGGCGGTTCCCGGCAGCTGCTTCTGCCGCCTGAGCGCGGGGCGCCGCAACCCGGGCTACGAGCGGGACGAGGACGGCGCGGCGCTGCTGCAGCACGAGCGGGGATAG
- the SH2D5 gene encoding SH2 domain-containing protein 5 isoform X7, with translation MKKKTTGNGRGLDLAPPPPRTRGITKPAEYVGSFMVEELELQQHAGQLEDQLQALKDCPRRRSVVLRFSLQGLKVYGADGETLLMAHALRRILYSTCLHAECQFAFVARNPHSPPSALFCHLFVGPPGETHVLHLLLCRSFQICYLQAHPELQAAEPDPPVLLREPLNPEEVSRTVNALLSLRRLPALGPLGAGVGAGLCSAALHSTLHRTCLHGALFACICSRRDGRRLRAVPWVGARGTPTAPQCWCAKRRYAAKCCARVPTATAGLRVHCSSARGPHQEGRAEACGAWCCSLTLRLPWLRACGPSLASPGPTASRCCTGTCWEHFCCALSPAGPHAGACGCVCPAALCPTACCGHCRAGSAWSMLKASGSW, from the exons ATGAAGAAGAAGACGACAGGCAATGGGAGAGGGCTGGATCTGGCACCACCACCCCCTCGCACCCGGGGCATCACCAAGCCAGCAGAG TACGTGGGTTCCTTCATGGTcgaggagctggagctgcagcagcatgcGGGGCAGCTGGAGGACCAGCTGCAGGCGCTGAAG GACTGCCCCAGGAGGAGGTCTGTGGTGCTCAGGTTCAGCTTGCAGGGACTGAAGGTCTATGGTGCCGATGGGGAG ACGCTGCTGATGGCGCACGCGCTGCGCCGCATCCTGTACAGCACTTGCCTGCACGCCGAGTGCCAGTTCGCCTTCGTGGCCCGCAACCCCCACAGCCCTCCCAGCGCTCTGTTCTGCCACCTATTTGTGGGCCCTCCGGGTGAG ACTCACGTGCTGCACCTGCTGCTGTGCCGCTCCTTCCAGATCTGTTACCTCCAGGCACaccctgagctgcaggcagctgagccCGACCCTCCCGTTCTGCTGAGGGAGCCCCTCAACCCTGAGGAGGTGTCACGCACCGTCAACGCGCTCCTGTCCCTGCGGCGCCTGCCCGCCCTCGGCCCGCTGGGTGCAGGGGTGGGTGCAGGCCTTTGCAGTGCAGCGTTGCACAGCACATTGCACAGGACATGCTTGCATGGTGCACTTTTTGCATG CATTTGCTCCAGGAGAGACGGGCGGAGGCTGAGGGCCGTGCCGTGGGTTGGCGCCCGGGGAACCCCTACTGCTCCCCAGTGCTGGTGCGCAAAAAGGCGATACGCAGCAAAGTGCTGCGCTCGGGTGCCTACCGCGACTGCGGGGCTGAGAGTACACTGCAGCAGCGCGAGGGGG ccccatcagGAGGGGAGAGCAGAGGCATGCGGGGCCTGGTGCTGTTCCCTGACACTGAGGCTGCCCTGGCTGAGAGCGTGTGGGCCTTCGCTGGCATCGCCAG GGCCGACGGCATCGCGCTGCTGCACAGGGACGTGCTGGGAGCATTTCTGCTGCGCCCTGAGCCCGGCGGGACCCCACGCTGGTGCCTGTGGGTGCGTGTGCCCTGCGGCGTTGTGCCCTACTGCGTGCTGCGGACACTGCAGGGCCGGTTCTGCGTGGAG CATGCTGAAAGCATCAGGTTCTTGGTGA
- the SH2D5 gene encoding SH2 domain-containing protein 5 isoform X9 yields the protein MKKKTTGNGRGLDLAPPPPRTRGITKPAEYVGSFMVEELELQQHAGQLEDQLQALKDCPRRRSVVLRFSLQGLKVYGADGETLLMAHALRRILYSTCLHAECQFAFVARNPHSPPSALFCHLFVGPPGETHVLHLLLCRSFQICYLQAHPELQAAEPDPPVLLREPLNPEEVSRTVNALLSLRRLPALGPLGAGHLLQERRAEAEGRAVGWRPGNPYCSPVLVRKKAIRSKVLRSGAYRDCGAESTLQQREGAPSGGESRGMRGLVLFPDTEAALAESVWAFAGIARADGIALLHRDVLGAFLLRPEPGGTPRWCLWVRVPCGVVPYCVLRTLQGRFCVEGFHLLRPFTWKGSQLPSSNPSKILKQRSS from the exons ATGAAGAAGAAGACGACAGGCAATGGGAGAGGGCTGGATCTGGCACCACCACCCCCTCGCACCCGGGGCATCACCAAGCCAGCAGAG TACGTGGGTTCCTTCATGGTcgaggagctggagctgcagcagcatgcGGGGCAGCTGGAGGACCAGCTGCAGGCGCTGAAG GACTGCCCCAGGAGGAGGTCTGTGGTGCTCAGGTTCAGCTTGCAGGGACTGAAGGTCTATGGTGCCGATGGGGAG ACGCTGCTGATGGCGCACGCGCTGCGCCGCATCCTGTACAGCACTTGCCTGCACGCCGAGTGCCAGTTCGCCTTCGTGGCCCGCAACCCCCACAGCCCTCCCAGCGCTCTGTTCTGCCACCTATTTGTGGGCCCTCCGGGTGAG ACTCACGTGCTGCACCTGCTGCTGTGCCGCTCCTTCCAGATCTGTTACCTCCAGGCACaccctgagctgcaggcagctgagccCGACCCTCCCGTTCTGCTGAGGGAGCCCCTCAACCCTGAGGAGGTGTCACGCACCGTCAACGCGCTCCTGTCCCTGCGGCGCCTGCCCGCCCTCGGCCCGCTGGGTGCAGGG CATTTGCTCCAGGAGAGACGGGCGGAGGCTGAGGGCCGTGCCGTGGGTTGGCGCCCGGGGAACCCCTACTGCTCCCCAGTGCTGGTGCGCAAAAAGGCGATACGCAGCAAAGTGCTGCGCTCGGGTGCCTACCGCGACTGCGGGGCTGAGAGTACACTGCAGCAGCGCGAGGGGG ccccatcagGAGGGGAGAGCAGAGGCATGCGGGGCCTGGTGCTGTTCCCTGACACTGAGGCTGCCCTGGCTGAGAGCGTGTGGGCCTTCGCTGGCATCGCCAG GGCCGACGGCATCGCGCTGCTGCACAGGGACGTGCTGGGAGCATTTCTGCTGCGCCCTGAGCCCGGCGGGACCCCACGCTGGTGCCTGTGGGTGCGTGTGCCCTGCGGCGTTGTGCCCTACTGCGTGCTGCGGACACTGCAGGGCCGGTTCTGCGTGGAG
- the SH2D5 gene encoding SH2 domain-containing protein 5 isoform X10, producing the protein MKKKTTGNGRGLDLAPPPPRTRGITKPAEYVGSFMVEELELQQHAGQLEDQLQALKDCPRRRSVVLRFSLQGLKVYGADGETLLMAHALRRILYSTCLHAECQFAFVARNPHSPPSALFCHLFVGPPGETHVLHLLLCRSFQICYLQAHPELQAAEPDPPVLLREPLNPEEVSRTVNALLSLRRLPALGPLGAGVAYFHITFFAQHLLQERRAEAEGRAVGWRPGNPYCSPVLVRKKAIRSKVLRSGAYRDCGAESTLQQREGAPSGGESRGMRGLVLFPDTEAALAESVWAFAGIARADGIALLHRDVLGAFLLRPEPGGTPRWCLWVRVPCGVVPYCVLRTLQGRFCVEHSHAEFRSLPALLAHYSAVPGSCFCRLSAGRRNPGYERDEDGAALLQHERG; encoded by the exons ATGAAGAAGAAGACGACAGGCAATGGGAGAGGGCTGGATCTGGCACCACCACCCCCTCGCACCCGGGGCATCACCAAGCCAGCAGAG TACGTGGGTTCCTTCATGGTcgaggagctggagctgcagcagcatgcGGGGCAGCTGGAGGACCAGCTGCAGGCGCTGAAG GACTGCCCCAGGAGGAGGTCTGTGGTGCTCAGGTTCAGCTTGCAGGGACTGAAGGTCTATGGTGCCGATGGGGAG ACGCTGCTGATGGCGCACGCGCTGCGCCGCATCCTGTACAGCACTTGCCTGCACGCCGAGTGCCAGTTCGCCTTCGTGGCCCGCAACCCCCACAGCCCTCCCAGCGCTCTGTTCTGCCACCTATTTGTGGGCCCTCCGGGTGAG ACTCACGTGCTGCACCTGCTGCTGTGCCGCTCCTTCCAGATCTGTTACCTCCAGGCACaccctgagctgcaggcagctgagccCGACCCTCCCGTTCTGCTGAGGGAGCCCCTCAACCCTGAGGAGGTGTCACGCACCGTCAACGCGCTCCTGTCCCTGCGGCGCCTGCCCGCCCTCGGCCCGCTGGGTGCAGGGGTGG CCTATTTCCACATCACGTTTTTTGCACAGCATTTGCTCCAGGAGAGACGGGCGGAGGCTGAGGGCCGTGCCGTGGGTTGGCGCCCGGGGAACCCCTACTGCTCCCCAGTGCTGGTGCGCAAAAAGGCGATACGCAGCAAAGTGCTGCGCTCGGGTGCCTACCGCGACTGCGGGGCTGAGAGTACACTGCAGCAGCGCGAGGGGG ccccatcagGAGGGGAGAGCAGAGGCATGCGGGGCCTGGTGCTGTTCCCTGACACTGAGGCTGCCCTGGCTGAGAGCGTGTGGGCCTTCGCTGGCATCGCCAG GGCCGACGGCATCGCGCTGCTGCACAGGGACGTGCTGGGAGCATTTCTGCTGCGCCCTGAGCCCGGCGGGACCCCACGCTGGTGCCTGTGGGTGCGTGTGCCCTGCGGCGTTGTGCCCTACTGCGTGCTGCGGACACTGCAGGGCCGGTTCTGCGTGGAG CACTCCCACGCCGAGTTCCGCTCCCTGCCGGCGCTGCTCGCTCACTACTCGGCGGTTCCCGGCAGCTGCTTCTGCCGCCTGAGCGCGGGGCGCCGCAACCCGGGCTACGAGCGGGACGAGGACGGCGCGGCGCTGCTGCAGCACGAGCGGGGATAG